The Impatiens glandulifera chromosome 3, dImpGla2.1, whole genome shotgun sequence genome contains a region encoding:
- the LOC124929803 gene encoding uncharacterized protein LOC124929803: MSMITVRKNGHGEWKHLHQLEWNSDYQNTFKCDGCQELGIGPRYRCDRCNYDLHKLCHEVVLQHSNSTTSTRISHDHFPGDTFEFLPFHPHTPAGRFCDACGKRVCGFVYHCKEKGWDLHPCCSNLETKIHVDGTDFFLNLPMAAAAAGSSGAVCCRKNCLWCKKRSLKGTKKWVPGWSYVSSCGDYRVHVYCLTEILIEAWKKMEMIKKKKKKGNTNSSDVGSSVNLKELARKNSRSKGDHGFLWKAALFVRTLVGLIFGDPTVVLSTIFFELLIR; this comes from the coding sequence ATGTCTATGATCACTGTTAGAAAGAACGGCCATGGTGAGTGGAAACACTTGCACCAACTAGAATGGAACTCTGATTACCAAAACACCTTCAAATGCGATGGCTGCCAGGAACTGGGAATCGGCCCGAGATATCGTTGCGATCGCTGCAATTACGATCTCCACAAGCTATGTCACGAGGTAGTACTGCAGCACTCTAATTCTACTACTAGTACTAGGATCTCCCACGACCACTTCCCAGGCGATACGTTCGAGTTCCTACCCTTCCATCCTCACACCCCGGCGGGTCGCTTCTGTGACGCGTGCGGGAAACGGGTCTGCGGTTTCGTGTACCACTGCAAGGAAAAAGGGTGGGATTTACACCCTTGCTGTAGCAATCTCGAGACCAAGATTCACGTCGACGGTACGGATTTCTTCCTCAATCTGCCCAtggccgccgccgccgccggatCATCGGGTGCTGTCTGTTGTCGGAAAAATTGTCTGTGGTGCAAGAAACGAAGTTTGAAGGGGACTAAGAAGTGGGTCCCTGGGTGGTCTTATGTGTCCAGCTGCGGGGATTATCGAGTACATGTGTATTGCTTGACAGAGATTCTGATTGAGGCATGGAAGAAAATGGAGatgatcaagaagaagaagaagaagggtaATACTAATAGTAGTGATGTGGGATCATCGGTTAATTTGAAGGAATTGGCTAGGAAGAATAGCAGAAGCAAGGGGGATCATGGGTTTTTGTGGAAGGCGGCCTTGTTCGTCAGGACTCTTGTTGGCCTTATATTTGGAGATCCAACGGTTGTCCTTTCTACTATCTTTTTCGAACTGCTCATCAGATGA